A genome region from Urocitellus parryii isolate mUroPar1 chromosome X, mUroPar1.hap1, whole genome shotgun sequence includes the following:
- the Vcf2 gene encoding protein VCF2 translates to MDFPPGLVSFCLPDLQMAVLRYVVACPPRGPPGGPPLALEKAAQNLFLEKGRFFRCQANRVLRKRRRDSNLEDNHHYSHFKRTKRNFVFQDFQNTETVLESKSSAESQLSGNQMYASSSSVIERNISSIHSPVRAGGPESSLNQIIAEYNLNTRQFFHEENMLSQGHYCQINQILKEAHFYSLQQRGQPPTW, encoded by the exons ATGGATTTTCCTCCTGGGTTGGTGTCGTTCTGTCTCCCTGACCTGCAGATGGCAGTGCTGCGCTATGTAGTGGCCTGCCCGCCTCGTGGCCCGCCTGGTGGCCCACCCCTCGCGTTAGAAAAAGCGGCTCAGAACCTTTTCCTGGAGAAAGGCCGGTTCTTCCGGTGTCAGGCCAACCGGGTTTTGAG gaaaaggagaagagataGCAACTTAGAAGACAATCACCACTACTCCCATTTCAAAAGGACTAAGAGAAACTTTGTCTTTCAGGATTTTCAGAATACAGAG aCAGTACTTGAAAGCAAAAGCAGTGCAGAAAGCCAACTGAGTGGAAACCAGATGTATGCG TCTTCAAGCAGTGTTATTGAAAGGAACATCAGCAGCATTCATAGCCCAGTGAGAGCAGGTGGACCAGAAAGCAGCTTAAACCAGATTATTGCTGAATACAACCTGAACACCCGTCAGTTCTTCCATGAGGAAAATATGCTGTCCCAAGGTCATTACTGCCAAATCAATCAGATCTTGAAGGAGGCTCACTTCTACAGCTTACAGCAGCGAGGACAGCCTCCAACTTGGTGA